A single Methanolobus sp. ZRKC5 DNA region contains:
- a CDS encoding HVO_0476 family zinc finger protein, protein MNDEVEVVCPSCSPKMSVLHDVLKSGQNMVVQCQECGNVHPTKFEKPKTFNIKVIISKGDKSFTQMTKMTSEEDVNIDDEIIVDDGESDEVFPVLITSIESGDKRLEKANAAEISTIWGRAIDEVAVKIAIHRGKSTEALIKRVPGGYEFIIGKEEIVDKTKVRIKKIKIRDSSLESSTGMAVEAKFIKRIFAEEIVRPNWGEGKTAWSMKGKGRSW, encoded by the coding sequence ATGAACGATGAAGTTGAAGTAGTATGCCCATCATGCTCACCTAAAATGAGTGTGCTGCATGATGTTTTGAAATCCGGTCAGAATATGGTTGTACAGTGTCAGGAATGCGGGAATGTCCACCCAACCAAATTTGAAAAACCAAAGACATTCAACATAAAAGTAATAATCAGTAAAGGCGATAAATCTTTTACACAGATGACCAAAATGACATCAGAAGAAGATGTCAACATCGATGATGAGATAATTGTCGATGACGGAGAATCTGATGAAGTATTTCCGGTCCTGATAACTTCCATCGAGTCAGGAGATAAAAGACTGGAAAAAGCAAATGCCGCAGAGATAAGTACGATATGGGGCAGGGCTATCGATGAAGTTGCTGTTAAAATCGCCATCCACCGGGGAAAAAGCACAGAAGCTCTTATAAAAAGAGTACCCGGAGGATACGAATTCATTATCGGTAAAGAGGAAATCGTTGACAAGACTAAAGTGAGGATCAAGAAGATAAAAATAAGAGACAGTAGTCTTGAATCTAGTACCGGCATGGCAGTTGAGGCAAAGTTCATTAAAAGGATATTTGCAGAAGAAATTGTGAGACCGAACTGGGGAGAAGGAAAAACTGCATGGAGTATGAAAGGGAAAGGTCGCTCCTGGTAA
- a CDS encoding protein-L-isoaspartate O-methyltransferase, with protein sequence MEYERERSLLVKSLKKQGTSERTLRAMKKVPRHHFVPSIHVSRAYVDSPLPIGHAQTISAPHMVAMMCDLLELQEGQTILEIGAGSGYNAAVMAEIIGKNGQVYSIERREPLARFARENLERAGYSNVEVILADGSLGYPEHAPYNRICVTASAPETPKPLLEQLNPGGIMVLPEGDTYQNLYLVRKSMNGEITKENRGGVIFVPLVGDHGYNLFTSHR encoded by the coding sequence ATGGAGTATGAAAGGGAAAGGTCGCTCCTGGTAAAATCTCTCAAAAAACAAGGAACCAGTGAAAGAACTCTAAGAGCGATGAAGAAGGTACCAAGACATCATTTTGTACCTTCTATACATGTATCACGTGCCTATGTTGACAGTCCATTACCCATAGGACACGCGCAGACAATATCAGCACCCCACATGGTTGCCATGATGTGTGACCTTCTTGAGCTTCAGGAAGGGCAGACAATACTTGAGATCGGTGCAGGCTCAGGTTACAATGCAGCAGTCATGGCGGAGATAATTGGTAAAAATGGACAAGTCTATTCTATTGAGCGTCGTGAACCGCTAGCCAGATTTGCAAGGGAGAATCTGGAAAGAGCCGGATATTCCAATGTGGAAGTTATACTGGCCGATGGTTCGCTGGGCTATCCTGAGCATGCACCCTATAACAGGATATGTGTAACTGCATCAGCACCTGAAACGCCAAAACCTCTTTTGGAGCAGCTAAACCCCGGCGGTATCATGGTCCTGCCTGAAGGTGATACCTACCAAAACCTATACCTTGTCAGGAAATCCATGAATGGTGAAATTACAAAGGAAAACAGAGGCGGAGTGATATTCGTACCACTTGTTGGTGACCACGGTTACAATCTATTCACAAGCCATAGATAA
- a CDS encoding winged helix-turn-helix transcriptional regulator translates to MEFELDTRKRIFEMIQSSPGIHMRELERTLDIAVGNLQYHLHYMEKKNLISTHKDEQFVRYFVKNKELDADDRKVMSFLRKKACSHILVTLMEAPGMNNKDLSSAIGLSPSTVSWHLNKLVASGIVQKTVCGRESKFKVMCPEKVAELIITYNASFFDKLLDNFIEMWELKSKKSE, encoded by the coding sequence ATGGAATTTGAGCTCGATACCCGAAAAAGGATATTCGAAATGATTCAGAGTTCGCCTGGAATCCACATGCGTGAGCTTGAAAGAACTCTTGATATTGCAGTTGGAAATCTACAGTATCATCTTCATTACATGGAAAAGAAAAACCTTATCTCAACACATAAAGACGAACAATTTGTACGCTATTTTGTCAAAAACAAAGAACTGGATGCTGATGACCGGAAAGTCATGTCTTTTTTGAGGAAAAAAGCTTGCAGCCATATTCTTGTAACTCTAATGGAGGCACCTGGCATGAACAATAAGGACCTATCTTCAGCTATCGGTCTTTCTCCTTCCACGGTTTCCTGGCATCTTAACAAACTTGTAGCATCCGGGATTGTGCAGAAAACCGTTTGTGGCAGGGAAAGCAAGTTTAAGGTCATGTGTCCTGAGAAAGTTGCGGAGCTTATCATCACATATAATGCAAGTTTCTTTGACAAACTGCTTGACAACTTCATTGAAATGTGGGAACTGAAAAGTAAAAAGAGTGAATGA
- a CDS encoding DUF1614 domain-containing protein, with protein MRHRIFYNPFTFIFTLILTLILAFSISVLFFGFVSSAFAKIGFSWEDALILLLASLIGSNINIPLKTIESKTPIEEQRYIKVFGVSYRVPFRKTHTTRTTVAINVGGALIPTIVSFYLLTLFPNAVIYALYATLFVALITKAVARPVRGVGIVSPALLPPIAAALSSIIIVYTTNVQHELIFAIAYTSGTLGTLIGADLLNMRAITKLGAPVVSIGGAGTFDGVFLAGVIAVLLV; from the coding sequence ATGAGGCACCGGATATTTTATAATCCTTTTACGTTTATTTTTACGCTGATACTCACTTTAATCCTTGCTTTCAGTATTTCCGTGCTTTTCTTCGGTTTTGTGAGCAGTGCCTTTGCAAAGATAGGTTTCTCATGGGAAGATGCACTTATCCTGCTTCTTGCCTCACTTATCGGAAGCAATATCAATATACCCCTGAAAACTATCGAGTCTAAGACCCCAATTGAGGAGCAGAGATACATAAAGGTCTTCGGAGTCTCATACCGTGTCCCATTCAGGAAGACACATACCACAAGGACAACCGTAGCCATTAACGTAGGCGGAGCACTCATCCCAACCATTGTCTCCTTCTACCTGCTAACCCTATTCCCCAATGCCGTTATCTACGCCCTCTACGCCACCCTGTTCGTTGCCCTGATCACAAAAGCTGTTGCCAGACCGGTCAGAGGCGTGGGCATCGTTTCCCCTGCACTACTCCCACCAATAGCCGCAGCTCTGAGCTCCATCATCATCGTCTACACAACCAATGTCCAGCACGAACTCATCTTCGCTATAGCCTACACCAGCGGCACTCTGGGCACCCTGATAGGCGCCGACCTGCTGAACATGCGCGCAATTACCAAACTGGGAGCTCCAGTTGTGAGTATCGGCGGCGCAGGAACTTTTGACGGTGTGTTTTTGGCTGGAGTTATTGCGGTGTTGTTGGTTTGA
- a CDS encoding hydantoinase B/oxoprolinase family protein, producing the protein MSSKKENWQFWIDRGGTFTDIVARKPDGQLLAHKLLSVDPEHYTDAAMHGIRTILRIDPKSNLPTEMISSIKMGTTVGTNALLERKGETTALVITEGFMDALRIGYQNRPDIFALKIELPELLYDKIIEVKERYNASGEELISLDTENSCRELERIYSQGIRSIAIVLMHAYRYPEHELQLKEIAKEIGFTQISLSHEVSPLMKLISSGETTVVDAYLSPVLRRYIDMIASTLETGGDNTKLMFMQSNGGLIEATQFRGKDCILSGPAGGIVGAVETSGMAGFEKVVTFDMGGTSTDVAHYNGEYERSFETEIAGVHLRSPMLYIHTVAAGGGSILHFDAGRFTVGPDSAGSEPGPACYRKGGPLTITDCNLMLGKIDPQHFPHVFGHSADMPLNSDVVIDKFSALAEDVSSFTGEEHSAEQVAEGFLKIAIENMANAIKKISIQRGYDTKDYVLCCFGGAGAQHACGVADALNIKKILIHPFAGVLSAYGMGLADQRIMKEHAVEKKLERKLIAELRGIATEMEMSGKEEMRIQGVSEDDISALHKVHVKYRDAGTSIIVDLDNEKKIKRSFENEHKNRFGFIMDNKELVIEAVSTEIIGSGETMRKSTIPNVASEEGDRLPDMIMYTCGEPHKTPIYRREKLVSETKIKGPSIIVETNTTVVIEPGWEAELTENQELVLERVSALPKRESIGTEAEPVMLEIFNNRFMSIAQQMGYTLQNTSYSVNIKERLDFSCALFDGEGNLIANAPHIPVHLGSMGESVKSIFRKFPDMKSGDVFMLNSPFEGGTHLPDITVITPVFHENELAFFVASRGHHADIGGVTPGSIPPESRHIEEEGVLTKGQIIVSCGKFLEDEVQEWLLSGKYPARNPFQNIADLKAQVAANEKGVRELEKLVEHFSMETVQAYTRHVMDNAEESVRRVIEVLKNGNFSLSFDDGTAIHVKVSIDHKKRAAHIDFAGTSGQHPGNLNAPVAVCKAAVLYVFRSLVEKDIPLNEGCLRPLEISIPEKSILNPEYPAAVVAGNVETSQYIVDALFGALGVMAGSQGTMNNFTFGDDEFQYYETICGGSGAGNGFDGTDAVQTHMTNSRITDPEVLEWRFPVRLEEFSVREGSGGEGEYNGGCGVVRKIRFLRPMRAAVISSHRKFPPAGLNGGENGKVGHNYVLRAGGNEDMDGDIEELGGRALVDMRKGDLFVVETPGAGGFGKKERVK; encoded by the coding sequence ATGTCCTCAAAAAAAGAAAACTGGCAATTCTGGATAGACAGAGGCGGCACATTCACAGATATTGTTGCCCGGAAACCTGATGGACAGTTGCTTGCACACAAACTACTGTCAGTAGACCCGGAACACTATACAGATGCTGCAATGCATGGAATAAGGACCATACTCAGGATAGACCCAAAGTCCAACCTGCCAACGGAAATGATATCATCCATCAAGATGGGAACAACTGTTGGGACGAATGCATTGCTTGAACGAAAGGGAGAAACTACTGCACTGGTAATCACAGAAGGTTTCATGGATGCTTTGAGAATTGGATACCAGAACAGACCTGATATCTTCGCTTTGAAGATAGAACTACCGGAGCTGCTCTATGACAAGATCATCGAGGTTAAGGAACGTTACAATGCATCAGGTGAGGAGTTGATTAGCCTTGATACGGAGAACTCGTGCAGGGAACTAGAGAGAATATATTCTCAGGGAATTCGTTCGATTGCCATTGTACTGATGCATGCATATCGTTACCCGGAACATGAGCTGCAGCTTAAGGAGATTGCAAAGGAAATCGGTTTTACGCAGATATCACTTTCACACGAAGTGAGCCCTCTTATGAAACTCATAAGCAGCGGGGAAACAACTGTTGTGGATGCTTACCTTTCCCCTGTGCTACGAAGATATATCGACATGATAGCAAGCACCCTTGAAACTGGAGGAGACAATACCAAACTCATGTTCATGCAGTCCAACGGCGGACTGATCGAAGCTACTCAATTCAGGGGCAAGGACTGCATTCTGTCCGGACCTGCCGGCGGAATTGTAGGAGCTGTGGAAACATCCGGCATGGCAGGTTTTGAGAAAGTGGTCACTTTCGACATGGGTGGAACTTCCACAGATGTGGCCCATTACAACGGAGAATATGAGAGAAGTTTTGAAACGGAGATTGCCGGAGTTCACCTGCGCTCTCCAATGCTCTATATTCACACCGTGGCAGCAGGTGGAGGATCAATACTTCATTTCGATGCCGGAAGATTCACGGTCGGGCCGGATTCTGCAGGTTCCGAGCCGGGGCCTGCATGTTATCGCAAGGGAGGTCCACTCACAATTACCGATTGTAACCTGATGCTTGGCAAGATAGACCCACAACATTTCCCACATGTATTCGGCCACAGTGCAGACATGCCACTTAATTCTGATGTTGTGATAGATAAATTTTCAGCCCTTGCAGAAGATGTCAGTTCATTTACAGGAGAGGAACACAGTGCTGAGCAGGTGGCTGAAGGTTTTTTGAAAATAGCCATTGAAAATATGGCAAACGCTATCAAAAAAATATCAATCCAGCGCGGGTATGACACAAAGGATTACGTCCTTTGCTGCTTTGGCGGAGCAGGTGCCCAGCATGCATGTGGTGTTGCGGATGCACTGAATATTAAGAAAATACTGATACACCCGTTTGCAGGAGTGCTTTCCGCATACGGAATGGGACTTGCAGACCAGCGTATTATGAAAGAGCATGCTGTAGAGAAAAAGCTTGAGAGAAAACTTATAGCAGAACTCCGGGGCATTGCCACTGAAATGGAAATGAGCGGCAAGGAAGAAATGCGGATTCAGGGTGTTTCGGAGGATGACATCAGTGCACTGCATAAAGTCCATGTCAAATACCGTGATGCTGGGACTTCCATTATTGTTGACCTTGATAATGAAAAAAAGATTAAAAGGTCTTTTGAGAATGAGCATAAGAACCGTTTCGGCTTTATCATGGATAACAAGGAACTGGTTATAGAAGCGGTTTCCACAGAGATAATCGGTTCAGGGGAAACTATGCGGAAATCCACCATCCCCAATGTTGCTTCAGAAGAGGGAGACAGGTTGCCTGATATGATTATGTACACTTGCGGCGAACCACATAAAACGCCTATTTACAGAAGAGAAAAACTTGTGTCAGAAACTAAAATTAAAGGACCTTCCATTATTGTGGAAACAAATACTACTGTTGTAATCGAACCGGGCTGGGAGGCTGAGCTTACAGAGAACCAGGAACTGGTGCTTGAAAGAGTGAGTGCTCTGCCAAAGAGGGAGTCGATTGGTACTGAAGCTGAGCCTGTGATGCTTGAGATATTCAATAACAGATTCATGTCCATTGCACAGCAGATGGGGTACACACTCCAGAATACATCTTATTCAGTCAATATCAAAGAAAGGCTTGACTTTTCATGTGCGCTTTTTGATGGGGAGGGAAATCTCATAGCCAACGCGCCTCATATACCTGTCCATCTCGGTTCCATGGGTGAGAGTGTCAAATCGATTTTCAGGAAGTTCCCTGATATGAAATCAGGAGATGTTTTCATGCTCAATTCTCCCTTTGAAGGCGGGACGCATCTACCTGACATTACAGTTATTACCCCTGTGTTTCATGAAAATGAGCTTGCATTCTTTGTGGCTTCCAGAGGACATCATGCTGATATTGGTGGAGTGACTCCGGGGTCCATACCACCTGAGAGCAGGCACATAGAGGAGGAAGGAGTGCTGACAAAAGGACAGATAATCGTATCCTGTGGAAAGTTCCTTGAAGATGAGGTCCAAGAATGGTTGCTTTCCGGCAAATACCCGGCACGTAATCCTTTCCAGAATATTGCGGATCTGAAGGCACAGGTAGCTGCTAATGAGAAAGGAGTCAGGGAACTGGAAAAGCTTGTGGAGCACTTTTCTATGGAAACGGTGCAGGCATACACGAGACATGTCATGGACAATGCCGAAGAATCTGTGAGAAGAGTTATCGAAGTACTGAAGAACGGGAATTTCTCACTTTCCTTTGATGATGGGACGGCTATACACGTGAAGGTCAGTATTGACCACAAGAAGAGAGCAGCACACATCGACTTTGCCGGAACTTCCGGGCAGCATCCTGGAAATTTGAATGCTCCGGTGGCTGTGTGTAAGGCTGCGGTGCTTTATGTGTTCAGGTCACTGGTGGAGAAGGATATTCCACTTAATGAAGGCTGCCTGCGTCCTCTTGAGATAAGTATCCCTGAAAAGAGCATACTGAACCCTGAATACCCTGCAGCTGTGGTGGCGGGGAATGTTGAGACTTCTCAGTATATCGTTGATGCGCTTTTCGGGGCGCTTGGAGTGATGGCAGGATCACAGGGCACCATGAACAATTTCACTTTTGGAGATGATGAATTCCAGTATTACGAGACCATTTGCGGTGGTTCTGGAGCAGGAAATGGATTTGATGGCACTGACGCTGTACAGACCCATATGACCAATTCCAGGATTACCGACCCGGAGGTGCTGGAATGGAGATTCCCTGTGAGGCTTGAGGAGTTCTCTGTCAGGGAAGGCAGTGGTGGTGAAGGAGAATATAACGGAGGGTGCGGAGTTGTTCGGAAGATACGGTTCCTCAGACCAATGAGAGCGGCCGTCATTTCGAGCCACAGGAAATTCCCTCCGGCGGGTTTGAATGGCGGAGAGAATGGGAAGGTCGGGCACAACTATGTTTTGCGGGCAGGTGGAAATGAAGATATGGACGGAGATATTGAGGAACTTGGAGGAAGAGCTCTTGTTGATATGAGAAAAGGAGACTTGTTTGTGGTGGAGACCCCCGGAGCAGGTGGGTTTGGTAAAAAAGAAAGAGTTAAGTAA
- a CDS encoding IS5 family transposase, whose protein sequence is MDSFTDFALNEEYKRLQSVGDKLAEIEYLVDWKPFRPILESMYINRTASGGRPEADVIVMFKMLVLQQWHGLSDAELEKQCIDRISFRKFLGFPEYVPDSTTVWSFRKRIIDNGKEKAVWDEMQNQLDALGLKIKKGMIQDATFIHSDPGHAKADVLRGKDAKTRRSKDGTWTKKNGKSHFGYKLHTIIDKDYELIRRFETTTASLHDSQVDLSEKGEVVYRDKGYFGAIAKGFAATMQRAVRGHPLGIMDILRNERISVKRVPCERVYAVTKEIFKTRKVLVTTVERVNAKMLMTAFCFNLHQLRTLKTKGVI, encoded by the coding sequence ATGGATTCTTTTACTGATTTTGCCTTAAATGAAGAATATAAGCGTCTCCAATCTGTCGGAGATAAGCTTGCTGAAATTGAATATTTAGTAGATTGGAAGCCTTTTCGCCCTATTCTGGAGTCAATGTACATAAACAGAACAGCTTCAGGCGGACGGCCTGAAGCTGATGTTATTGTAATGTTCAAGATGCTTGTTCTGCAACAATGGCATGGTCTTTCTGATGCTGAGCTTGAAAAGCAGTGTATTGACAGGATATCCTTTAGGAAATTCCTGGGATTTCCTGAATATGTACCAGACAGTACAACTGTCTGGTCATTCAGGAAGAGAATTATCGACAATGGTAAAGAAAAAGCGGTGTGGGATGAAATGCAGAATCAGCTTGATGCTCTTGGTTTGAAGATTAAAAAAGGAATGATCCAGGATGCAACTTTTATTCACTCAGATCCAGGACATGCAAAAGCAGATGTACTCAGAGGAAAAGATGCGAAAACAAGAAGAAGCAAAGATGGAACCTGGACTAAGAAAAATGGTAAATCTCACTTTGGATACAAACTTCATACAATTATTGATAAGGATTATGAACTAATCAGAAGATTTGAGACAACAACTGCATCACTTCACGATTCACAGGTTGATCTGTCTGAAAAGGGTGAAGTGGTGTATAGAGATAAAGGATATTTTGGAGCAATAGCAAAAGGTTTTGCAGCAACAATGCAACGAGCTGTAAGAGGACATCCTTTAGGAATAATGGATATCCTCAGAAATGAAAGAATAAGTGTGAAAAGAGTCCCTTGCGAAAGAGTGTATGCAGTGACAAAAGAAATATTTAAAACCAGAAAGGTTCTTGTTACAACTGTAGAAAGAGTGAATGCAAAAATGTTGATGACAGCTTTTTGTTTTAATCTGCATCAATTGAGGACACTAAAAACCAAAGGAGTAATTTAG
- a CDS encoding bifunctional nuclease family protein, with the protein MINIFGKAVPALMLEDEDGLLMPIHIGQSEALSINSVMKNETMPRPMTHDLIVSILERLGAKVDRVLIDEKVDNIYYARITLKVDGVSMEFDARPSDCIAIALRNDAVIMINEDVFNDDSISKENFQGSKAITGIV; encoded by the coding sequence ATGATCAACATCTTCGGGAAGGCTGTTCCTGCTCTTATGCTTGAAGATGAAGATGGCCTCCTTATGCCAATACATATAGGCCAGTCAGAAGCGCTGTCAATTAATTCAGTGATGAAGAACGAGACCATGCCAAGACCTATGACGCATGATCTTATCGTGTCTATACTTGAAAGACTGGGTGCAAAGGTTGATAGAGTACTGATTGATGAGAAGGTCGATAATATCTACTATGCCAGGATAACGCTGAAAGTGGACGGCGTTAGCATGGAGTTTGATGCAAGGCCAAGTGATTGTATTGCTATTGCCCTGAGAAATGATGCAGTCATTATGATAAACGAGGATGTTTTTAACGACGATTCCATCTCTAAGGAAAATTTCCAGGGATCTAAGGCAATTACGGGAATTGTTTAG
- a CDS encoding aldehyde ferredoxin oxidoreductase family protein: MFGWTGRTVIVDLGNNSVAETKTKKSYVEQFIGGRGLGCRLMEEFADAELDPFSPDNPLIFTTGPLTGTSSPMSGHFTVTCKSPLTSTIFSSNGGGHFGAELKFAGIDALVIKGKAERPVYLNIYDEEVEILPAGHLLGKNTAETTALLEMKGKVACIGKAGEKLVSMANIINDRMYSSGRGGHGAVAGSKNLKAIVVKGTNVVQIAEPVAFEEVVEKTNKLLVANPPASKGLQKYGSSAFTDLFDYMGILPAHNFGKKNFSGAEKLSGEVINKKYKMLQAPCYACPVSCRRTSEDGQPVPDYDSIWAFGPNIGNDDMEIIREMDSLCFDYGLDPISCSASIAAYMEVNLWMKMDELKGLILEIGNGRHDVCKGSQAYLCSVEKEEYSTAVKGLELPGYDPREMAGMAIAYATSNTGGSHLSAFMAAPEIMGKPVLLDRNSFNGKAALVQHFQNLTAAIDSLVMCPFSMLAIGEVELAALLSHVTGKKYSAEEMLLAGERIYNLERLFNLKAGFSTKDDILPERFFAKDGIDREEFEESISDYYHFRGWDDAGIPEEEKLSELNIVRGR, translated from the coding sequence ATGTTTGGATGGACAGGAAGAACAGTAATCGTGGACCTGGGGAACAACTCGGTCGCAGAAACGAAAACGAAGAAGTCATATGTTGAACAGTTCATCGGCGGACGTGGGCTCGGTTGCAGGTTGATGGAAGAGTTTGCAGATGCTGAACTTGACCCTTTCAGTCCTGATAATCCTCTTATTTTTACTACCGGACCACTTACAGGGACTTCAAGCCCTATGTCGGGACACTTCACTGTCACATGCAAATCTCCACTTACATCCACGATCTTCAGCTCCAATGGCGGAGGACACTTTGGCGCCGAGCTAAAATTTGCAGGCATCGATGCCCTTGTAATAAAAGGAAAAGCTGAAAGACCTGTTTATCTCAATATTTATGATGAGGAAGTTGAAATACTACCTGCCGGGCATCTCTTGGGAAAAAATACCGCAGAGACCACTGCATTGCTTGAAATGAAAGGTAAGGTTGCATGCATAGGAAAAGCAGGAGAGAAACTTGTCAGTATGGCAAATATCATCAACGACCGCATGTACTCCAGTGGACGTGGCGGGCATGGTGCCGTGGCAGGCTCAAAAAACCTCAAGGCAATAGTTGTAAAGGGAACCAACGTTGTCCAGATAGCAGAGCCTGTTGCCTTTGAAGAAGTTGTCGAAAAAACAAATAAATTGCTTGTGGCAAATCCACCGGCTTCCAAAGGCCTTCAAAAATATGGAAGTTCCGCATTTACTGACCTTTTTGACTACATGGGAATTCTTCCCGCACACAATTTCGGAAAAAAGAATTTCTCCGGTGCAGAGAAACTCTCAGGCGAAGTCATCAACAAAAAATACAAAATGCTCCAGGCACCCTGTTATGCATGTCCTGTTAGCTGCAGGAGAACTTCAGAAGATGGCCAACCGGTACCTGATTATGATTCCATATGGGCTTTCGGACCAAATATTGGTAACGATGACATGGAAATTATAAGAGAAATGGACAGCCTCTGTTTTGATTACGGGCTGGACCCGATCTCCTGTAGTGCATCCATTGCAGCATACATGGAAGTAAATCTATGGATGAAAATGGATGAATTAAAAGGACTCATACTGGAAATAGGAAATGGAAGACATGATGTCTGCAAGGGCTCACAAGCATATTTGTGTTCTGTGGAAAAAGAGGAATACAGCACCGCAGTCAAGGGACTTGAACTTCCTGGATACGACCCCAGAGAAATGGCAGGTATGGCCATAGCCTACGCAACATCCAACACCGGAGGATCTCATCTTAGCGCTTTTATGGCAGCTCCCGAGATAATGGGAAAGCCGGTGTTGCTTGACAGAAATTCATTTAACGGTAAGGCTGCTCTTGTGCAGCATTTCCAGAACCTCACAGCGGCAATTGATTCACTGGTTATGTGTCCTTTCTCCATGCTTGCCATCGGAGAGGTTGAACTTGCTGCACTGCTCAGTCATGTTACCGGAAAAAAATATTCTGCAGAGGAAATGCTACTTGCTGGAGAGAGAATCTACAACCTTGAAAGACTGTTCAATTTGAAGGCAGGATTTTCCACAAAGGATGACATCCTTCCTGAAAGATTCTTTGCAAAGGACGGAATAGACCGGGAAGAATTTGAAGAATCAATCTCAGATTACTATCACTTCAGAGGATGGGATGATGCTGGCATACCGGAAGAGGAAAAACTGAGCGAACTTAACATTGTCAGAGGCAGATGA
- a CDS encoding translation initiation factor IF-5A, with translation MKIQVEVKELKEGKYVIVDDEPCVIKSITKSKPGKHGSAKARIDVMGLFDKQKRSIIGPVSDKTYVPIVERKNAQVLSISGGVAQLMDMGDFSTFEMKIPDEYKERIIEGEEVSYLTAMGKMKFDLR, from the coding sequence GTGAAAATACAAGTCGAGGTTAAAGAACTTAAAGAGGGTAAGTACGTCATCGTTGACGATGAACCCTGTGTCATCAAAAGCATTACCAAGTCAAAGCCAGGGAAACACGGTTCAGCAAAAGCAAGAATCGATGTCATGGGCCTCTTTGACAAACAAAAGAGATCAATCATAGGTCCTGTTTCAGATAAGACCTACGTTCCAATAGTAGAAAGAAAGAACGCACAGGTACTTTCCATTTCCGGTGGCGTTGCACAGCTCATGGACATGGGCGATTTCTCAACATTTGAGATGAAGATCCCTGATGAGTACAAGGAAAGGATCATTGAGGGCGAAGAAGTATCCTACCTGACCGCAATGGGTAAAATGAAGTTCGATCTGAGATAA
- the speB gene encoding agmatinase has translation MFYKPNMMDALSDYDSARYVIFGIPFDATSSYRSGSRWAPDAMRKASANFETYNDHFDIDFDDLFIHDAGNLEPYSSVDETLEELYLAVKPIARDRKIPIMLGGEHSLTYPCVKACAEEAGQDIGFVVMDAHFDLREEYGGIKNSHACVSRHVLDDITDTYVTIGVRSGPKEEWVFAKENGIKYYTSDDVREMGIKQVISEVKEYLGCKKIYLSLDMDALDPAYAPGLGTPEPFGLTDIDVREIIRAFAPVSVGFDVVEITPEYDNGISALLGTKLLREFIAAHAASEK, from the coding sequence ATGTTCTACAAACCCAATATGATGGATGCACTGTCAGATTATGATTCTGCAAGGTATGTGATATTTGGTATTCCTTTTGATGCTACTTCTTCATACAGGTCAGGAAGTCGCTGGGCCCCTGATGCCATGAGAAAAGCTTCAGCAAATTTTGAAACTTATAACGATCATTTTGATATTGATTTTGATGACCTGTTCATACATGATGCAGGAAACCTTGAGCCTTATTCATCCGTTGATGAGACACTCGAAGAGCTCTACCTTGCTGTTAAGCCAATTGCAAGGGACCGAAAAATACCCATCATGCTTGGTGGCGAGCACTCACTTACGTACCCATGCGTGAAGGCATGCGCAGAGGAAGCCGGACAAGATATTGGTTTTGTTGTAATGGATGCCCATTTCGACCTTCGGGAAGAATACGGAGGTATCAAAAACAGCCATGCATGCGTTTCCAGACATGTACTGGATGATATTACAGACACCTATGTAACAATAGGAGTTCGCAGCGGACCAAAGGAAGAGTGGGTATTTGCAAAAGAGAACGGCATCAAATACTATACTTCAGATGATGTAAGGGAAATGGGAATAAAACAGGTCATTTCTGAGGTAAAAGAATATCTTGGTTGTAAAAAGATCTATCTTTCCCTGGATATGGATGCCCTTGACCCCGCATACGCACCCGGTCTTGGAACTCCCGAACCATTCGGACTTACAGACATCGATGTGCGTGAGATAATACGTGCATTCGCACCAGTGTCAGTTGGTTTTGACGTTGTTGAGATAACCCCTGAATACGACAACGGAATAAGCGCACTGCTTGGAACGAAACTTCTCAGGGAATTCATTGCAGCGCATGCTGCAAGTGAGAAATAG